A genomic segment from Nitrosospira multiformis ATCC 25196 encodes:
- a CDS encoding Abi family protein, with protein sequence MPKTLRYRPILIDQLITNERINSYQSVFQPSNDIELMGVYLWNAHVCGVIYPIIGMAEITLRNAIDQALQVHLGNFWWRNSSLRYRSFKPGALPPKAVQAVRDNFKRATNKFITTKRHRYNITGHVSLNHSGIVAQTEFSTWEYMLDHEFMGNKLIWPSRLGTVFAGPWPSTHAGIVLTHASDLVSTVREFRNRLSHHEPAWKRFGIVKEADALLHLQEKITKIENLIALIHPENIKLIERNGLLEMARRACTSQEIRRFQHMTETYKVNSMDKLQILVDRCRTENSILRAELDLGAQQMFLISPC encoded by the coding sequence ATGCCAAAAACGCTTCGGTACCGCCCGATTCTGATCGACCAGCTTATTACGAATGAGCGGATCAATAGTTACCAAAGCGTCTTCCAACCTAGCAACGACATTGAATTAATGGGCGTCTATCTCTGGAATGCTCACGTCTGCGGTGTGATTTATCCCATAATCGGTATGGCTGAAATTACGCTGCGTAATGCCATTGATCAAGCACTCCAAGTGCACTTGGGAAATTTTTGGTGGAGAAATTCTTCCCTTCGCTATCGTTCCTTCAAGCCCGGTGCATTACCGCCAAAAGCGGTACAAGCAGTACGCGACAATTTCAAGCGGGCTACAAATAAGTTTATAACGACAAAACGTCACCGCTATAACATCACTGGACATGTCTCTCTAAACCATTCAGGCATAGTGGCCCAAACTGAATTTTCTACTTGGGAGTACATGCTGGATCACGAGTTCATGGGCAACAAACTGATCTGGCCCAGTCGCCTCGGTACCGTCTTTGCAGGTCCCTGGCCCAGTACTCATGCAGGTATCGTACTTACCCATGCGAGCGACCTTGTGTCGACCGTACGTGAGTTTCGCAACCGACTGTCTCATCATGAACCAGCTTGGAAGCGATTTGGTATTGTTAAGGAGGCAGATGCGCTCTTACATTTGCAGGAGAAAATTACAAAGATTGAAAATCTTATTGCCTTGATCCACCCAGAAAATATTAAGCTGATAGAAAGAAATGGGTTGCTCGAAATGGCCCGACGCGCTTGTACTTCCCAAGAAATCCGGCGCTTCCAGCATATGACCGAAACTTACAAAGTTAACTCGATGGATAAGCTTCAAATACTAGTGGATCGTTGCAGAACAGAAAATAGTATTC